A single genomic interval of Eurosta solidaginis isolate ZX-2024a chromosome 3, ASM4086904v1, whole genome shotgun sequence harbors:
- the LOC137247272 gene encoding putative glycerophosphocholine phosphodiesterase GPCPD1 homolog 2 — translation MIDLSNKHSLSKTICSKLVNKGNCKISILNFCINVHKNKRTILFDSTNFHQTNKAMIKSTVLVNFKVNLLGTHIAPYEVVGVIGNQRALGDWNIQLAPLLERSADDYNEWSGCIELPTQKWLRYRYFIAALDKATQLVQARRWEIQERAREVRLLSRITKCSDKFGCICLNKPKVRRAWLNTGHVVLFKLFFNALQFTADIPMMPEEEVRIKLEPVNPVLMLPILPSARAYAQYSNMNYGDSQMKAQPDLGVIYNNNTLMFQVMMVDKSMVGYMLKLNLSNESTGCVQLLGRQYIPPEALDTSEGHLTVSFASNSNGLEIAQLHLKYLVINAMPDWRVKLNTTFLQYWPKRWKGIDIGHRGMGRSFTDVNAAPITENTLLSMNEAFKAGADMVEFDVMLTRDMVPIIFHDFEILIANETCEKPSSKDELCSKLIKDFSYAELQILTTYRVINDKLVEYTAAIYCANDDERLFPTLKEFFLKTSRYLGCNMEIKWPQAFYEGGVESRQTIDKNEYLDAILRVVKEVSWGRVCCFSSFDADVCIMLRFKQNMYPVFFTVSETVPAYLDPRTHCLDPAVNTAQAFDLNGIVPAASIFENHPDAVELINRQNKWILLWGEELRDRLSVSWYKKQGVHGVICDRIENIVESDKRCIFEKDVRLQRLFALQLSCGCR, via the coding sequence ATGATTGATCTATCAAATAAACATTCGTTGTCAAAAACTATTTGCAGCAAATTAGTAAATAAGGGAAAttgtaaaatttcaattttaaatttttgtataaatgTGCATAAAAATAAGCGAACAATTTTGTTTGATTCCACGAATTTTCATCAAACGAACAAAGCAATGATCAAGTCAACGGTGCTGgtaaattttaaagtaaatttattAGGGACGCATATTGCTCCCTACGAAGTTGTTGGTGTCATAGGAAATCAGCGCGCGCTTGGCGATTGGAATATACAATTGGCACCACTCTTAGAACGTTCCGCAGATGATTATAACGAATGGTCTGGATGCATTGAGCTTCCTACACAAAAATGGTTGCGCTATCGTTACTTCATTGCCGCCCTAGACAAAGCGACGCAGCTAGTACAAGCGCGACGTTGGGAAATACAAGAGCGTGCACGCGAAGTACGACTGCTATCGAGGATAACGAAATGCTCAGACAAATTTGGTTGTATTTGTTTGAATAAACCGAAAGTGCGTAGGGCGTGGTTAAACACCGGACATGTGGTGCTTTTCAAATTATTCTTCAATGCCTTGCAATTCACCGCCGATATACCTATGATGCCGGAAGAGGAGGTGCGTATTAAATTGGAGCCAGTCAATCCAGTATTAATGTTACCAATATTGCCATCAGCGCGCGCGTATGCGCAGTACTCTAATATGAACTACGGTGACAGTCAAATGAAGGCCCAACCTGATTTGGGTGTGATCTACAACAACAATACATTAATGTTTCAAGTGATGATGGTGGACAAGTCTATGGTGGGATATATGTTGAAATTAAATTTATCAAATGAGTCGACGGGTTGCGTACAACTTCTAGGACGGCAGTATATACCGCCTGAGGCGTTGGACACAAGCGAGGGTCACTTGACAGTGAGCTTTGCTAGCAACTCGAATGGTTTGGAGATTGCGCAGTTGCATCTAAAATATTTGGTTATCAATGCAATGCCTGATTGGCGCGTGAAGTTAAATACCACCTTTCTGCAATACTGGCCCAAACGCTGGAAAGGTATCGATATTGGACATCGTGGCATGGGACGCAGTTTTACTGACGTCAATGCCGCGCCCATTACTGAGAATACTTTACTATCGATGAATGAAGCTTTTAAAGCTGGCGCAGATATGGTTGAATTTGATGTTATGCTAACCAGAGATATGGTACCAATAATCTTTCACGATTTCGAAATTCTTATAGCGAATGAAACATGCGAAAAGCCGTCTAGCAAAGATGAGCTCTGCTCGAAACTAATCAAAGATTTTAGCTACGCAGAGTTACAGATTTTAACTACATATCGTGTCATAAATGATAAGTTGGTGGAGTATACGGCGGCAATTTATTGCGCTAACGATGATGAACGCTTGTTCCCAACGCTGAAGGAATTTTTCTTAAAAACCAGTCGTTATCTAGGTTGCAATATGGAGATCAAATGGCCACAAGCGTTTTATGAAGGTGGCGTAGAGAGTCGACAAACTATCGATAAGAATGAATATTTGGATGCGATATTACGTGTGGTAAAGGAAGTCAGTTGGGGTCGCGTTTGTTGTTTTAGTTCTTTCGATGCGGATGTCTGTATTATGTTGCGCTTTAAACAAAACATGTATCCCGTCTTTTTTACGGTCTCCGAAACTGTACCCGCCTATTTGGATCCGCGCACCCACTGTTTAGATCCGGCTGTAAATACAGCGCAAGCTTTTGATTTGAATGGCATTGTACCGGCGGCAAGTATATTTGAAAATCATCCAGATGCTGTGGAACTGATTAACCGTCAGAATAAATGGATTTTGTTGTGGGGTGAAGAATTGCGTGATCGCCTTTCCGTTAGTTGGTATAAGAAACAGGGTGTACATGGCGTTATTTGTGATCGCATTGAAAATATTGTAGAGAGTGATAAGCGTTGCATATTCGAAAAAGATGTACGGTTACAAAGACTCTTTGCACTGCAGCTAAGTTGTGGTTGTCGTTAA